In a genomic window of Demequina muriae:
- the nadC gene encoding carboxylating nicotinate-nucleotide diphosphorylase, whose protein sequence is MPEDLPQDRRLRASWLASSVGEALDEDLGAEPGRDVTTLATIPASTVVTGQIVVREAGVVAGIPVIAETLHQVAERLNLPVPTVHLRASDGDRLDAGAPVADVSGAGQVVLIAERTMLNFLSRASGIATHTRRWADALDGTGARVLDTRKTTPGLRELEKYAVRAGGGTNKRFGLFDCAMVKDNHIVAAGSVAGAIHAIRAYSPDVPIQVEVESAVQAHEAIDAGARFLMLDNMSLEQMRDLVRGVREREPEVGRVRLEATGGLSLSGARDVAETGVDFMSVGALTHSSPILDLALDLS, encoded by the coding sequence ATGCCTGAAGACCTTCCGCAGGACCGCCGGCTGCGCGCCTCATGGCTCGCCTCATCGGTGGGTGAGGCGCTGGATGAGGACCTCGGCGCTGAGCCCGGCCGCGACGTCACGACGCTGGCGACCATTCCTGCGTCCACGGTGGTGACGGGTCAGATCGTGGTGCGAGAGGCCGGCGTGGTCGCGGGCATCCCCGTGATCGCCGAGACGCTCCACCAGGTCGCCGAGCGCCTCAACCTTCCCGTTCCCACCGTGCACCTGCGCGCCTCCGACGGCGACCGTCTCGACGCAGGCGCCCCCGTCGCCGACGTCTCGGGTGCAGGGCAGGTGGTGCTCATCGCCGAACGCACCATGCTGAACTTCCTGTCGCGTGCCTCGGGCATCGCGACCCACACTCGTCGCTGGGCCGATGCGCTCGACGGGACGGGAGCGCGCGTGCTCGACACCCGCAAGACCACGCCGGGCCTGCGCGAGCTGGAGAAGTACGCGGTGCGGGCGGGCGGCGGCACGAACAAGCGGTTCGGCCTGTTCGACTGCGCCATGGTCAAGGACAACCACATCGTCGCGGCCGGGTCCGTGGCGGGAGCGATCCACGCGATCCGCGCCTACTCCCCGGACGTGCCCATCCAGGTCGAGGTGGAGAGCGCCGTTCAGGCGCACGAGGCCATCGATGCAGGCGCACGATTCCTCATGCTGGACAACATGTCCCTCGAGCAGATGCGCGACCTGGTCCGGGGCGTGCGCGAGCGGGAGCCCGAGGTGGGCCGAGTGCGACTCGAGGCCACCGGCGGACTCAGCCTGAGCGGCGCGCGCGACGTGGCCGAGACCGGAGTCGACTTCATGTCGGTGGGCGCGCTCACGCACTCGAGTCCCATCCTGGATCTTGCTCTCGACCTGAGCTGA
- a CDS encoding L-aspartate oxidase gives MSSFVRRLAAPQPGWTINADVIVVGSGIAGLTAALELRAKVDRVLVVTKGELSSGSTVWAQGGIAAALDPEDTPDEHLQDTLVAGAGLCSEQAVRALVTEGPDRVRELVTRGANFDTGPDGDITLTREGGHMRDRIAHAGGDATGAEISRALIAQLAAVENDPGIEVIEHAMVVDLLTSAPDGDGRPGPVCGVTLHIIGEGSRDGVGAALAKSVILATGGIGQVFLSSTNPASATGDGLAAALRAGAAIADLEFVQFHPTVLWQGSAARGQQPLISEAVRGEGAHLLNATGERFMVDRHPMAELAPRDVVSKGIVAMMEDEGSENVFLDCRHLGKGFLKDRFPTIWERLEERNIDMARDLIPVAPAQHYHSGGILTDLRGRSTQAGLYAIGEAACTGVHGANRLASNSLLEGLVFATRAAADAASAVADGVVSQREPVERSGPAALVPATARPQIQSAAHRGAGPVRVAAKLERAAERLASLRAKFRADALRTPTPQTAEWETSNILAVASVLTAVALEREETRGGHLREDFPEADDAHWRVRLAATLDSDGELALMRAPLELG, from the coding sequence CGTGATCGTGGTGGGCTCCGGCATCGCAGGCCTCACCGCCGCGCTGGAGCTGCGCGCCAAGGTCGATCGCGTGCTGGTGGTGACCAAAGGGGAGCTGAGCTCCGGCTCGACCGTGTGGGCCCAGGGCGGCATCGCCGCGGCGCTCGACCCCGAGGACACCCCCGACGAGCACCTGCAGGACACCCTCGTCGCCGGTGCCGGGCTGTGCTCGGAGCAGGCCGTGCGGGCGCTCGTCACCGAGGGCCCTGACCGCGTGCGGGAGCTCGTCACGCGCGGCGCCAACTTCGACACCGGCCCCGACGGCGATATCACCCTGACGCGGGAGGGCGGCCACATGCGCGACCGGATCGCGCACGCGGGCGGCGACGCGACGGGAGCCGAGATCTCTCGGGCGCTCATCGCCCAGCTCGCGGCGGTGGAGAACGACCCCGGGATCGAGGTGATCGAGCACGCCATGGTGGTGGACCTGCTCACCTCAGCCCCGGATGGCGACGGCAGGCCCGGGCCCGTGTGCGGCGTCACCCTGCACATCATCGGCGAGGGTTCTCGCGACGGCGTGGGCGCCGCGCTCGCCAAGTCCGTGATCCTTGCGACGGGTGGCATCGGCCAGGTCTTTCTGTCCTCCACCAATCCCGCTTCTGCCACCGGCGACGGGCTCGCGGCGGCGCTGCGCGCAGGCGCCGCGATCGCGGACCTCGAATTCGTGCAGTTCCACCCGACCGTGCTGTGGCAGGGCTCCGCGGCTCGCGGTCAGCAGCCGCTGATCTCCGAGGCCGTGCGGGGAGAGGGCGCACACCTGCTCAACGCCACCGGCGAGCGGTTCATGGTCGACCGTCACCCCATGGCCGAGCTCGCTCCCCGCGACGTGGTGAGCAAGGGCATCGTCGCGATGATGGAGGACGAGGGCTCCGAGAACGTCTTCCTTGACTGCCGCCACCTCGGCAAAGGGTTCCTCAAGGACCGGTTCCCCACCATCTGGGAGCGACTCGAAGAGCGGAACATCGACATGGCGCGGGACCTCATCCCGGTGGCTCCCGCCCAGCACTATCACTCAGGAGGCATCCTCACCGATCTGCGCGGCCGCTCCACCCAGGCCGGCCTCTATGCGATCGGCGAGGCCGCGTGCACCGGCGTGCACGGCGCGAACCGGCTCGCGTCGAACTCGCTGCTCGAAGGCCTGGTCTTCGCCACCCGCGCGGCGGCCGATGCGGCGAGCGCCGTGGCGGACGGGGTGGTGAGCCAGCGTGAGCCCGTGGAGCGCTCCGGCCCGGCCGCGCTGGTGCCGGCGACGGCTCGGCCGCAGATCCAATCGGCCGCGCACCGAGGCGCGGGCCCCGTGCGGGTGGCCGCCAAGCTCGAGCGCGCGGCGGAGCGACTGGCCTCCCTGAGGGCCAAGTTCCGCGCCGATGCGCTGCGCACCCCGACGCCGCAGACCGCGGAGTGGGAGACGAGCAACATCCTGGCCGTCGCATCGGTGCTGACCGCGGTGGCCCTCGAGCGCGAGGAGACACGTGGTGGACACCTGCGCGAGGACTTCCCCGAGGCGGACGATGCGCACTGGCGAGTGCGGCTGGCCGCCACCCTGGACTCCGATGGAGAACTGGCGCTGATGCGCGCGCCGCTCGAACTCGGCTAG